The proteins below are encoded in one region of Acetobacter oryzoeni:
- a CDS encoding alpha/beta hydrolase has translation MFPGGSGDIGLGKNGAIRHDHNFVVRTRRLWNRQGYAVIIPDTINHINLRGQRSSATYAGLIQSIIAFAHEEATVPVFLFGTSQGAIAAVNGAAHAASGTIAGVMLSESVSVMGGSKETVFSATPQKVTVPVLIVANQDDRCDVALPQAAQQIASAMTASPEVRVFMVSGGITKSKKNCGSLTPHGYFGIENDVVDKVSAWLDAKSR, from the coding sequence ATGTTTCCTGGCGGTTCTGGTGATATTGGCCTTGGGAAAAATGGCGCAATTCGACACGATCATAACTTTGTTGTCAGAACACGCCGGCTATGGAACAGACAAGGTTACGCAGTCATTATTCCAGATACAATCAATCATATTAATCTAAGAGGACAGCGCAGTTCCGCGACCTATGCAGGACTGATCCAAAGTATCATTGCTTTTGCACATGAAGAGGCAACAGTCCCTGTGTTTCTTTTTGGAACCAGCCAAGGCGCAATCGCTGCCGTAAACGGTGCCGCGCATGCAGCTTCAGGAACTATTGCAGGTGTCATGCTCAGTGAATCTGTATCAGTCATGGGAGGCAGCAAGGAAACTGTTTTTAGTGCAACCCCGCAAAAAGTGACAGTACCTGTTCTTATTGTGGCCAACCAAGATGATCGATGCGATGTCGCACTGCCTCAAGCCGCGCAACAGATTGCTTCCGCCATGACAGCAAGCCCTGAAGTGCGCGTGTTCATGGTTTCTGGTGGAATAACAAAATCAAAAAAGAATTGTGGCTCCTTAACACCTCATGGGTATTTTGGCATTGAAAATGATGTCGTCGACAAAGTCAGTGCGTGGCTGGATGCCAAATCCCGATAA
- a CDS encoding aminotransferase-like domain-containing protein — MSAYPYLAHWKEEISQSPNAIYLTLADALALSIRRGDLREGDKLPPQRTIADYLGTNLTTVTRAFTEARRRGLIDATVGRGTFVRVGAGESHWRHTGPAVVDLTMNLPPIPQDPPLQRIIQSDISAILKQQDLNSLMSYRVTGGTIEERHLGAKWIAPVIGHRRIEEVLVSPGAQSALAAIVSTHTQPGDVIVTDRIAYPGIRTIAAQFDLILVGVDSDAEGMMPDQLDRVCSQHHPRLLYCIPTIHNPTTATMSLQRRKDILAVAQRHHVHIAEDDPYSLLMDEPLPALAALDHSRVSYIATLAKTLSPGLRTAYVALPNADMTRRVTAAIRAIALTNAGLLSALTARWMQTGQAETILHAIRKELRLRQSIARKVLGEGHCMNPNGPHVWLKLPDWWGSADFVAYARRRGLALVPSTVFTISGEPPQRARIALGSAPDAASLEESLNGVVSVLQHKRSPGFADIV, encoded by the coding sequence ATGTCAGCCTATCCTTATCTGGCTCACTGGAAAGAAGAAATCAGTCAAAGCCCGAATGCCATTTACCTGACACTTGCTGATGCCTTGGCTCTTTCCATCCGGAGAGGTGATTTGCGGGAAGGGGATAAACTTCCCCCGCAAAGAACGATTGCAGATTATCTTGGTACCAACCTGACAACTGTAACGCGTGCATTTACCGAGGCAAGGCGTCGTGGTCTCATTGATGCAACCGTAGGGCGGGGAACCTTTGTGCGCGTCGGTGCCGGTGAAAGCCATTGGCGCCATACCGGACCTGCGGTGGTTGATCTTACCATGAATCTGCCGCCTATTCCTCAGGATCCACCGCTCCAGCGTATTATTCAGAGTGATATCTCCGCTATCTTGAAGCAGCAGGATTTGAATAGTCTCATGTCCTACAGGGTAACTGGGGGCACGATTGAGGAGCGTCATCTTGGCGCAAAATGGATAGCACCTGTTATCGGTCATCGGCGCATAGAAGAAGTTCTGGTTTCTCCCGGTGCGCAAAGCGCATTAGCAGCAATTGTCAGCACGCATACCCAACCAGGAGACGTGATTGTAACGGACCGTATTGCCTACCCAGGGATCCGAACCATTGCAGCGCAATTTGATCTTATTCTGGTTGGTGTAGACAGTGATGCTGAAGGCATGATGCCAGATCAGCTAGACCGAGTGTGTTCGCAACATCATCCACGACTACTCTACTGTATTCCCACCATTCATAATCCCACTACAGCGACAATGTCACTGCAAAGGCGCAAGGATATTCTCGCAGTGGCGCAGCGTCATCATGTGCACATTGCCGAAGACGATCCTTACAGCCTGTTGATGGATGAGCCACTGCCAGCGTTGGCAGCTCTGGATCATAGTCGGGTCAGTTATATTGCTACGCTTGCCAAAACATTGAGCCCAGGCCTGCGCACAGCCTACGTCGCCTTGCCGAATGCAGATATGACCCGGCGTGTGACAGCTGCCATTCGGGCGATCGCTCTGACAAATGCAGGTTTATTGAGCGCGCTTACTGCGCGGTGGATGCAAACGGGACAAGCGGAAACGATTCTTCATGCCATCCGCAAAGAACTTCGTCTGCGGCAATCCATTGCGCGAAAGGTTCTAGGGGAAGGACACTGCATGAATCCGAACGGTCCACATGTCTGGCTGAAATTGCCTGACTGGTGGGGCAGTGCGGACTTTGTCGCTTATGCACGCCGACGTGGTCTTGCTCTGGTCCCCAGCACAGTTTTTACAATCAGCGGTGAGCCACCACAGCGCGCGCGTATCGCGCTTGGCAGCGCACCAGATGCAGCAAGTCTTGAAGAATCTTTAAATGGTGTGGTGTCCGTTCTTCAGCATAAGCGTTCTCCCGGTTTCGCCGATATTGTATGA
- a CDS encoding MSMEG_0572/Sll0783 family nitrogen starvation response protein, whose amino-acid sequence MPKVEHAPYQDGDCFVNYENKVFEDVKAKPGEKALITFHTVANEGSVGFVNLLQATRLIRKGFETSVLLYGPGVTLGVQRGFPRLGDEAFPGHMNCNKQISKIIEEGGKVYACRFALQALYGYGEQNLIPGITPINPQDVLDIILLARRDNAFILNTWTL is encoded by the coding sequence ATGCCAAAAGTCGAACATGCACCATATCAGGATGGTGATTGCTTCGTTAATTATGAAAACAAGGTTTTTGAAGACGTCAAAGCCAAACCAGGCGAAAAAGCTCTTATTACTTTTCATACCGTCGCCAATGAAGGTTCGGTTGGGTTTGTAAATCTGCTTCAGGCCACACGTCTGATCCGCAAAGGCTTTGAAACATCCGTTCTGCTGTACGGACCAGGTGTTACTCTTGGCGTGCAGCGCGGTTTCCCACGTCTGGGTGATGAAGCCTTTCCAGGGCACATGAACTGCAACAAGCAGATTTCAAAAATTATTGAAGAGGGCGGCAAAGTCTATGCCTGCCGTTTCGCGCTTCAGGCGCTCTACGGATACGGTGAGCAGAACCTGATCCCAGGCATCACGCCGATCAATCCGCAAGACGTGCTCGACATTATCCTCCTTGCGCGTCGTGACAACGCTTTCATCCTCAATACCTGGACTCTCTAA
- a CDS encoding Nit6803 family nitrilase: protein MSRIVRAAAIQISPVLGDDGLGTARKVCQAIREAAEKGVKLAVFPETFVPYYPYFSFIQPAFRFGGEHLELYERAVIIPGPVTDMVAETARDTGMVVVLGVNERDFGTLYNTQIVFDATGEILLKRRKITPTYHERMVWGQGDGSGLKVVESAAGRIGALACWEHYNPLARYALMTQHEEIHCAQFPGSLVGQIFADQMEVTIRHHALESGCFVVNATGWLKEDQIKDIARDPALEGPLRGGCFTAIVSPEGKLLAPPLTEGEGMVIADLDFALITKRKRMMDSVGHYARPELLSLLQDRRPARTVHYVGEADPVSTSTDEAAS, encoded by the coding sequence ATGTCACGTATCGTTCGCGCTGCTGCCATCCAGATCAGTCCCGTCCTCGGCGATGACGGTTTGGGGACAGCCCGGAAAGTCTGTCAGGCCATCCGTGAAGCCGCCGAAAAAGGTGTGAAGCTGGCGGTCTTTCCTGAAACCTTCGTGCCCTATTACCCCTATTTCTCGTTCATCCAGCCAGCTTTCCGTTTCGGCGGCGAACATCTGGAACTTTATGAACGCGCCGTCATCATTCCTGGTCCGGTGACGGACATGGTGGCCGAAACCGCACGTGATACCGGCATGGTCGTCGTGCTGGGTGTGAATGAGCGGGATTTTGGCACACTCTATAACACGCAGATCGTCTTCGACGCGACAGGTGAGATCCTTCTCAAGCGTCGCAAGATCACCCCAACTTATCATGAGCGCATGGTCTGGGGGCAGGGTGACGGGTCAGGGCTCAAAGTGGTGGAAAGTGCCGCTGGCCGCATCGGGGCATTGGCCTGCTGGGAGCATTACAATCCCTTGGCGCGCTACGCGCTGATGACCCAGCATGAAGAAATCCACTGCGCCCAGTTTCCCGGTTCACTGGTGGGGCAGATCTTCGCCGATCAGATGGAAGTCACCATCCGTCATCACGCTCTGGAATCCGGCTGTTTCGTTGTGAATGCCACGGGTTGGCTGAAGGAAGATCAGATCAAGGATATTGCGCGAGACCCTGCACTTGAAGGGCCGCTGCGAGGAGGCTGCTTTACCGCCATCGTCTCTCCCGAAGGTAAGCTTCTGGCCCCGCCTTTGACGGAAGGTGAGGGGATGGTGATTGCCGATCTTGATTTCGCTCTTATCACCAAGCGCAAACGGATGATGGACTCTGTAGGGCATTATGCACGGCCTGAACTGCTTAGTCTGCTTCAGGATCGGCGGCCTGCCCGTACCGTTCATTACGTTGGTGAAGCTGATCCGGTTTCCACATCTACAGATGAGGCTGCGTCATGA
- a CDS encoding MSMEG_0568 family radical SAM protein produces the protein MTIPTLGTLSGRKLVTDLQSFGLQIGEQTGGIARKGGAGPSDHKTITIAGQTVMVPVYTSGAQHSPFQASPPDQHGTSMLLRDGRAVGTIHFPAAPRFYGLSTADGIPYWKIALLHGRDTLATTVHQTCIRYADRRTSCQFCAIGQSLEADRTIAYKTPAQLAEVAKAAVELDGVRDMVLTTGTPNVVDRGAAVLAESARAIKAAVDLPLQIQCEPPRDHGWFQRLREAGADSLGMHLEAATQAVREKIMPGKATVSVDRYMDAFASAVPIFGRGQVNTYILAGLGDSPEDILALAERLIALGVYPFVVPFVPISGTPLENHVPPSAEFMKSVLAPLGRMLREANMKSTDIRAGCGRCGACSSLSAYEQ, from the coding sequence ATGACCATTCCGACGCTCGGTACACTTTCTGGTCGCAAGCTCGTTACCGATCTCCAGTCCTTTGGACTGCAGATCGGCGAGCAGACCGGCGGCATTGCCCGCAAGGGAGGCGCTGGTCCTTCGGATCACAAGACGATCACCATTGCGGGCCAGACCGTCATGGTTCCGGTCTATACGTCTGGCGCGCAGCATTCACCGTTTCAGGCCAGCCCGCCAGATCAGCACGGGACCAGCATGCTGCTACGCGATGGGCGGGCAGTAGGTACGATCCATTTCCCGGCTGCCCCGCGCTTTTACGGGCTGAGCACGGCAGACGGTATTCCCTACTGGAAGATCGCGCTACTGCATGGCCGTGACACGCTGGCGACCACGGTGCACCAGACCTGCATCCGCTATGCAGACCGGCGCACATCCTGCCAGTTTTGCGCCATTGGCCAATCGCTGGAGGCGGACCGGACGATCGCTTACAAGACACCGGCGCAGCTTGCCGAAGTTGCCAAAGCTGCTGTGGAACTGGACGGCGTGCGCGACATGGTGCTGACGACCGGCACGCCCAATGTGGTTGATCGGGGTGCTGCCGTGCTGGCGGAGTCAGCCCGTGCCATCAAGGCGGCGGTGGATCTGCCGCTTCAGATTCAGTGCGAGCCGCCACGTGATCACGGCTGGTTCCAGCGTTTGCGGGAAGCCGGAGCCGATAGTCTGGGTATGCATCTCGAAGCCGCCACGCAGGCAGTGCGTGAGAAGATCATGCCGGGTAAGGCCACGGTCAGCGTCGATCGCTACATGGACGCTTTCGCCAGCGCCGTGCCGATCTTCGGTCGTGGGCAGGTCAATACCTACATTCTGGCCGGTCTTGGCGACAGCCCCGAGGACATTCTTGCTCTCGCCGAGCGTCTGATTGCGCTCGGGGTCTATCCCTTCGTGGTGCCGTTTGTGCCCATTTCCGGCACCCCACTGGAAAATCATGTCCCGCCTTCAGCCGAGTTTATGAAATCCGTGCTGGCACCGCTTGGGCGGATGCTCCGGGAAGCGAACATGAAATCCACCGATATCCGGGCCGGGTGTGGACGTTGTGGCGCCTGTTCCTCGCTTTCGGCGTACGAACAATGA
- a CDS encoding MSMEG_0567/Sll0786 family nitrogen starvation N-acetyltransferase: MSTILEGMEDRPFIPTEYVVRLARTPWERAGYHALRREVFCSEQHVFAEDDRDAIDEVAIPIIAACCMAGMPDRIVGAVRIHEAEPGIWRGSRLAVHADHRKLGRIGAELIRMAVSTAHGLGATRFLAQVQEQNVLFFRRLHWKSLGVITLHGLPHHDMEADLSRYPAHGLDQTWLLRPQPRIRQVA, encoded by the coding sequence ATGAGCACGATCCTCGAAGGCATGGAAGACCGGCCGTTCATTCCGACGGAATATGTTGTGCGCCTTGCCCGCACGCCATGGGAGCGTGCCGGTTATCATGCGCTCCGCCGTGAAGTGTTCTGCAGTGAACAGCATGTTTTTGCAGAGGATGACCGCGACGCGATTGATGAGGTCGCCATTCCCATCATCGCCGCCTGCTGCATGGCGGGGATGCCGGACCGGATCGTGGGAGCAGTGCGCATTCACGAAGCAGAGCCAGGTATATGGCGCGGTTCCCGGTTGGCCGTGCATGCTGATCACCGCAAGCTGGGGCGGATCGGGGCGGAGCTCATCCGCATGGCCGTCAGTACGGCACACGGCCTGGGGGCTACACGGTTTTTGGCCCAGGTGCAGGAACAGAATGTGCTGTTCTTCCGTCGCCTGCACTGGAAAAGTCTCGGCGTCATTACGCTGCATGGTCTGCCGCATCACGACATGGAGGCTGATCTGTCACGCTATCCGGCGCACGGTCTGGATCAGACCTGGCTGCTACGTCCGCAACCCCGGATACGACAGGTGGCATGA
- a CDS encoding sll0787 family AIR synthase-like protein, with translation MMAHELTTLLRTLRMGRSLAAKQDIAEVSAILGTGAKAVRLGDDCAAIPDGDGYLLLASEGFQDSFVRSMPWFAGYCGAMVNVSDIAAMGGRPVAVVDALWSDTSEAAASILTGLHDGANTYGVPVVGGHTNMRSTHNSLSVAILGRARHLLTSFDAQPGEVLIAAIDLRGRWHDPHPFWDASSGLCGTEGAARLRGDIELLPTIAEDGLSRAAKDISMAGLLGTALMLAECSGIGMTITLDDIPRPEDAPMERWLSAFPSYGYLLTARPEDAHAIIARFCGRGIAASVIGRCESTQRLDVIWADEKETFWDLARSSLMGFAP, from the coding sequence ATGATGGCACATGAGCTCACCACACTCCTGCGCACGCTTCGTATGGGGCGCTCTCTTGCGGCTAAGCAGGATATTGCAGAAGTTAGCGCGATTTTAGGGACAGGTGCCAAAGCTGTCCGTCTTGGGGATGACTGCGCCGCGATCCCGGATGGCGATGGTTATCTCCTGCTGGCCAGCGAGGGCTTTCAGGACAGCTTTGTCCGCTCAATGCCGTGGTTTGCCGGGTATTGCGGCGCGATGGTCAATGTCAGCGACATCGCTGCGATGGGCGGCCGTCCCGTGGCGGTGGTGGATGCGTTGTGGAGCGATACGTCCGAGGCGGCCGCGTCCATCCTGACGGGTCTCCATGACGGTGCGAACACCTACGGTGTGCCGGTTGTTGGTGGACACACCAACATGCGCAGTACCCATAATTCGCTCTCAGTGGCAATCCTTGGTCGTGCCCGTCATCTGCTAACCAGCTTCGACGCCCAACCGGGCGAGGTGCTGATCGCTGCCATTGATCTGCGCGGTCGCTGGCACGATCCGCACCCGTTCTGGGATGCCAGTTCCGGGCTGTGCGGCACAGAGGGAGCGGCCCGGTTGCGTGGGGACATCGAACTTCTGCCCACTATTGCCGAAGATGGCCTGAGTCGTGCTGCCAAGGACATCAGTATGGCCGGCCTGCTGGGGACCGCTCTCATGCTGGCCGAATGTTCAGGCATCGGCATGACCATTACGCTCGATGACATTCCACGGCCTGAGGATGCTCCGATGGAGCGCTGGCTGTCTGCATTCCCAAGCTACGGATACCTGCTGACGGCGCGTCCCGAAGATGCCCACGCGATCATAGCCCGGTTTTGTGGACGTGGCATTGCTGCTTCTGTCATCGGGCGGTGTGAGAGCACGCAGCGGCTGGATGTCATATGGGCGGACGAGAAAGAAACCTTCTGGGATCTCGCCCGGTCCTCACTCATGGGATTTGCGCCATGA
- a CDS encoding MSMEG_0565 family glycosyltransferase, which yields MSLSIGILTHSTNPRGGVVHGMALAETLCDAGHDATLIAPDVTGSGFFRKPRCATWCIPAASVPDLPTLVERRIGEIRDALRGQHFDVLHAQDPISANALADLVQEGRIPGFARTVHHLDHFTHPVLAARQERGIRAAAELFTVSTMWEDVLRNDHGREAPVVGNGVDPVRFSPVATAHDAALRARYHLPAGQHLILSVGGIEQRKNMLHLLDAFLALRREQPDVHLIVAGGASLLDHSAYRTRFMARLRESGAADHVTITGPVADEDMPSFYRQADVLAYPSVTEGFGLCPLEALACGIPVVVPAAPPFTEHFSATDALWCQPAHPDTLFMALRDALRVESRDHFRLSGPATARRFDWDSVASRHLPAYRRLAALQHADVPASGVLSPCPK from the coding sequence ATGAGTCTGTCCATTGGCATTCTGACCCATTCGACCAATCCGCGTGGCGGCGTGGTGCACGGCATGGCGCTAGCGGAAACTCTGTGTGACGCGGGCCACGACGCAACGCTGATCGCACCGGACGTGACAGGATCGGGTTTCTTCCGCAAACCCCGTTGCGCAACCTGGTGCATCCCAGCCGCGTCTGTACCTGATCTGCCGACACTGGTGGAGCGTCGTATTGGCGAAATCAGAGACGCATTGCGCGGACAGCATTTTGACGTGCTGCATGCGCAGGATCCGATCAGCGCCAATGCTTTGGCCGATCTGGTGCAGGAAGGGCGGATACCGGGCTTTGCCCGCACGGTCCACCATCTTGACCATTTCACGCACCCGGTCCTTGCCGCGCGGCAGGAACGGGGGATCAGGGCGGCGGCCGAACTGTTTACCGTCAGCACAATGTGGGAAGATGTCCTGCGCAACGACCATGGCCGCGAAGCTCCGGTCGTGGGCAACGGGGTTGATCCCGTGCGCTTTTCACCCGTAGCAACCGCGCACGATGCCGCGTTGCGAGCGCGGTATCATCTGCCTGCCGGTCAGCACCTGATCCTGTCCGTGGGCGGGATCGAGCAGCGCAAGAACATGCTGCACTTGCTCGACGCATTTCTGGCCCTTCGTCGCGAACAGCCTGATGTGCATCTGATTGTGGCAGGCGGGGCCTCGCTGCTGGATCATTCTGCCTACCGCACCCGATTCATGGCGCGTCTGCGCGAAAGCGGTGCGGCCGATCATGTCACCATCACCGGGCCAGTTGCGGATGAAGACATGCCTTCATTCTACCGGCAGGCGGACGTGTTGGCCTATCCATCCGTAACCGAGGGGTTCGGACTGTGCCCTCTGGAAGCCCTGGCTTGTGGAATCCCCGTGGTGGTGCCAGCCGCACCACCTTTCACGGAACATTTTTCGGCAACGGATGCGCTGTGGTGCCAACCGGCGCACCCCGACACCTTGTTCATGGCGTTGCGCGACGCCCTGCGCGTCGAAAGCCGTGACCATTTCCGGCTCAGCGGCCCCGCAACAGCCCGCCGTTTCGACTGGGACAGCGTCGCCAGTCGGCATCTCCCCGCATATCGGCGTCTCGCGGCATTACAGCACGCTGACGTCCCGGCTTCAGGAGTTTTGTCACCATGCCCGAAATGA
- a CDS encoding MSMEG_0570 family nitrogen starvation response protein — MPEMTFRVRWPDGNETDCYSPSLVIRDHFTPGQDYPVREFLEKADTALTQASERVRARYGFPCSRALGQLHVIQQSSAPFLNRPDAQVRVLSFRY, encoded by the coding sequence ATGCCCGAAATGACCTTTCGCGTGCGTTGGCCCGATGGAAACGAGACCGACTGTTACTCCCCATCGCTGGTCATAAGGGACCACTTCACACCCGGTCAGGATTATCCGGTCCGGGAGTTTCTTGAAAAGGCGGACACGGCTCTGACCCAGGCGAGCGAACGGGTTCGTGCCCGTTACGGCTTTCCGTGCAGTCGCGCCCTTGGCCAGCTGCACGTCATTCAGCAGAGCAGTGCGCCTTTCCTTAATCGACCCGATGCGCAGGTGCGCGTCCTGTCTTTCAGATACTGA
- a CDS encoding MSMEG_0569 family flavin-dependent oxidoreductase — protein MTQNEKSIPVIIVGGGQAGLSLSWYLCREKVDHIVFESKTACHSWDDERWDNFCLVTPNWQCELPGHPYKGKDPHGFMVKQEIIEYVKGFVNSFNPPLREHTAVTSITRHEAGGYRVVAGGETWHTKHVVIASGAYQDAVIPGYASAIDPSIFQVHSQDYRNAAQLPEGAVLVVGSGQSGAQIVEDLFLEKRKVHLCVGSAPRVSRFYRGRDVVDWLADMHFYDLTVDNHPLREGARDKTNHYVTGRNGGHDLDLRLFAKEGVGLHGTLETIRDEVAHFLPDLKQHLDDADKTNADIKKSIDAYIARENINAPTEAPYVPVWEPDGSNTPLDLKAAGITSIVWCIGFRPNYRWIDVPVFNGANKPVWHRGVTDAPGFYFLGLPWLHTWGSGRFSGISRDAAWLASQITGKDVPVA, from the coding sequence ATGACACAGAACGAAAAAAGCATTCCTGTTATCATCGTGGGCGGCGGACAGGCTGGGCTCTCCCTGAGCTGGTATCTCTGTCGCGAAAAAGTGGATCATATCGTTTTTGAATCCAAGACCGCCTGTCACTCATGGGACGATGAGCGCTGGGACAACTTCTGCCTGGTCACACCGAATTGGCAATGTGAACTCCCCGGGCACCCATACAAGGGAAAAGATCCACACGGCTTCATGGTGAAGCAGGAAATCATTGAATACGTCAAAGGCTTTGTTAACTCGTTCAATCCCCCGCTGCGTGAACACACAGCCGTCACCTCCATCACACGTCATGAGGCTGGTGGCTATCGTGTGGTGGCGGGCGGTGAGACCTGGCACACAAAGCATGTGGTCATCGCCTCGGGAGCGTACCAGGATGCGGTGATCCCCGGATATGCGAGTGCTATCGATCCATCAATCTTTCAGGTTCACTCGCAGGATTACCGCAATGCGGCCCAGTTGCCTGAAGGGGCTGTCCTGGTCGTGGGCAGCGGTCAGTCCGGTGCACAGATCGTCGAGGATCTGTTCCTTGAAAAACGCAAGGTCCATCTGTGTGTCGGCTCCGCCCCGCGTGTCTCACGCTTTTACCGTGGCCGTGATGTTGTGGACTGGCTGGCGGATATGCACTTCTATGATCTGACGGTGGATAATCACCCCTTACGGGAAGGGGCACGGGATAAGACCAACCATTATGTCACCGGCCGCAATGGGGGGCATGACCTTGATCTGCGTCTTTTTGCAAAAGAAGGGGTAGGATTGCATGGTACGCTTGAGACAATCCGTGATGAGGTTGCGCATTTTCTTCCAGATCTAAAGCAACATCTCGACGATGCGGACAAGACCAATGCAGACATCAAGAAATCCATTGATGCCTATATTGCTCGCGAAAACATCAACGCACCGACGGAAGCGCCTTACGTACCTGTTTGGGAGCCTGATGGAAGCAACACGCCGCTCGATCTGAAGGCGGCTGGAATCACATCGATCGTCTGGTGCATAGGCTTCCGTCCGAACTACCGCTGGATCGATGTGCCCGTCTTCAACGGCGCTAACAAGCCGGTCTGGCATCGGGGCGTGACGGATGCGCCGGGCTTTTATTTTCTTGGTCTGCCATGGCTGCATACATGGGGCTCCGGGCGGTTTTCCGGCATTTCCCGCGATGCCGCGTGGCTGGCCAGCCAGATCACCGGCAAAGACGTACCCGTAGCCTGA
- a CDS encoding AMP-binding protein, giving the protein MLPWTTYEAMYEAALNQPEEFWLSAAQRITWKQGPAMACRERTDGWHDWFPDGTLNTCHNAVDRHVENGRGEQAALIWHSCATKERQVVTYRELQDRVAGFAGGLRLLGVEKGDRVLIAMPTMIETAIAMLACARIGAVHVVVFAGYAGPELARRIDDVAPKVIIIASCSFQGQTPIPSAPALNDALALAAYRPQACVIVQRAACRTSLMPLRDHDFHTLEQSAPVEPVVLRSEDPLYILHTSGTTGHAKGIVRDNGGHAVALAFSMDVIYGCEPGDTFFTTSDLGWVVGHSYGVYAPLISGCTSVIVEGGASTSAIRTLCHEHGVKCLFTTPTQMRLMRQESRHLSEVILPALARVFVAGEYADPTLLEWARSYFRTPVVNHWWQTETGWSITAHFFGLPEREPVSLMNDIGRPAPGFRPAIVSSIPGEQCGEIVLSLPLPPGCLAGIWKNGAIRVPSAYLDETRRYYRTFDEGMIQANRAVHMLGRSDDVIKVAGRRISGVQIEKIIATHPAVHACAVVAIPDELRGQRPIAYVVLDSEAECMPSSEEIVARINEVIGRWVGLKEVRFVGRLPTTVSGKITRKRLLVS; this is encoded by the coding sequence ATGCTTCCATGGACAACCTATGAAGCGATGTATGAGGCGGCACTGAACCAGCCAGAGGAGTTCTGGCTCAGTGCGGCGCAGCGTATCACATGGAAGCAGGGGCCTGCGATGGCCTGCCGGGAGCGAACAGACGGTTGGCATGACTGGTTCCCTGACGGCACGCTCAATACCTGCCACAATGCCGTAGACCGACATGTGGAGAATGGTCGCGGTGAGCAGGCAGCGTTGATCTGGCATTCTTGCGCCACCAAGGAACGGCAGGTCGTGACCTATCGCGAACTGCAGGACAGGGTGGCCGGATTTGCCGGCGGCCTACGTCTGCTCGGAGTGGAGAAAGGCGACCGCGTTCTGATTGCCATGCCGACCATGATCGAGACAGCCATAGCTATGTTGGCATGTGCGCGGATAGGGGCTGTGCATGTTGTGGTTTTTGCCGGTTATGCCGGACCGGAGTTGGCACGACGGATTGATGATGTGGCTCCGAAAGTCATTATCATCGCCAGTTGCAGCTTTCAGGGACAGACGCCTATTCCCTCTGCCCCAGCTCTGAATGATGCACTTGCTTTGGCAGCGTACCGGCCACAGGCCTGCGTGATTGTGCAACGCGCAGCATGTCGGACATCATTGATGCCATTGCGGGATCATGATTTCCATACGCTGGAACAGTCCGCGCCTGTAGAGCCCGTCGTGCTACGCTCCGAAGATCCACTCTATATTCTTCACACATCTGGCACGACGGGGCACGCAAAAGGCATTGTGCGTGATAATGGCGGCCATGCTGTGGCTCTCGCCTTCTCCATGGATGTGATCTACGGCTGCGAACCCGGTGATACCTTCTTTACTACATCGGACCTTGGCTGGGTTGTTGGTCATTCCTATGGTGTTTATGCGCCGCTGATCAGCGGCTGTACCAGCGTCATCGTCGAAGGCGGTGCATCTACTTCCGCCATTCGCACGCTCTGTCATGAGCATGGAGTGAAATGCCTGTTTACCACGCCCACTCAGATGCGTCTCATGCGACAGGAGAGCCGCCATCTGTCAGAGGTGATCCTGCCCGCTCTTGCCCGTGTTTTCGTAGCAGGAGAGTATGCGGATCCGACGTTGCTGGAGTGGGCTCGATCCTACTTTCGCACACCTGTGGTCAATCACTGGTGGCAAACGGAAACGGGATGGAGCATCACCGCGCATTTCTTCGGTCTACCCGAGCGTGAGCCAGTTTCTCTCATGAATGACATCGGGCGACCTGCGCCGGGATTTCGTCCGGCCATCGTGTCCTCCATACCCGGTGAGCAGTGCGGGGAGATCGTTCTTTCGCTGCCGTTACCGCCTGGGTGTCTCGCTGGAATATGGAAGAATGGGGCTATCCGTGTTCCGTCCGCTTATCTTGATGAAACGCGCAGATATTACCGCACCTTCGATGAAGGCATGATTCAGGCCAACCGCGCAGTTCATATGCTCGGACGTTCCGATGATGTCATCAAGGTTGCAGGAAGGCGTATTTCCGGCGTGCAGATCGAAAAGATCATCGCTACCCATCCTGCCGTTCACGCGTGTGCCGTGGTCGCAATTCCAGATGAACTGAGAGGGCAGCGACCTATCGCTTATGTCGTCCTTGATTCCGAGGCGGAATGTATGCCTTCTTCCGAGGAAATCGTTGCGCGGATCAACGAAGTCATCGGGCGTTGGGTTGGTCTGAAAGAAGTCCGCTTCGTCGGGCGATTGCCAACCACCGTATCCGGAAAAATTACGCGAAAACGCTTGCTGGTGTCCTAA